GTGCTCTCATATTCTCGATTTAGTGGGTTTATTAACCAGATGGTGAGCCAAGGATCGCTCGTGCTAGTTCGCTTAGTAATGCTGGTGCTTTATTTCAATTACGTTCACTGAGTTTTGAAGTTCGTCAACCAACACCGATTTAATTAGATCATCATCGAATTTACTTTTGGGACCAGTCAAGGAAATCGACCCGAGGATAGACCCATCCTCTGACCGTATCGGGGCACCGATCGACCGCATTCCAGTACGCCGCTCCTCGTCTTCGATTGAATGGTTCTGGTTTCGGATTATTTCGAGTTCCTCTAGTAGTTCACTTCGTGTCGTGATCGTTTTCTCCGTGAGTTTAGGCAGACCGTGCTTCTCAATGATGCTGTCAACACGTTCAGGCGGGAGGAACGCCAGAATAGCCTTTCCGAGTGCCGTCCAGTGCAAATTAGTCCTTTCTCCGGTTGGGATCTTGTCGTAGATCGCATCCGCTCCCTCAGATTTGTAGAGGAGTACTCGCTGTCCGTTTTCTTCAACGCCCAGACTTGCAACTTCCCCGGTTCGCTCAGAGAGTGCTTCTACTTCCTCTTTTGCAATCTGAAAGAGGTTCTGTTTTTGCCGTATTCGTCCACCGAACTCCAGAAAACGGAGGCTCAGCCTGTACGTTCCCTCGTCGTTCGTAACAAACCCGGTCTTAGAAAGCGTTTTTAGGTAGATATATGCTGTACTCTTCGGTATGTCTTCTTTCTCAGCTA
This is a stretch of genomic DNA from Natrinema salifodinae. It encodes these proteins:
- a CDS encoding IclR family transcriptional regulator — translated: MVQTDANETGQLSSVRRAFNILELIDENDGIGASELAEKEDIPKSTAYIYLKTLSKTGFVTNDEGTYRLSLRFLEFGGRIRQKQNLFQIAKEEVEALSERTGEVASLGVEENGQRVLLYKSEGADAIYDKIPTGERTNLHWTALGKAILAFLPPERVDSIIEKHGLPKLTEKTITTRSELLEELEIIRNQNHSIEDEERRTGMRSIGAPIRSEDGSILGSISLTGPKSKFDDDLIKSVLVDELQNSVNVIEIKHQHY